One genomic window of Salmo salar chromosome ssa12, Ssal_v3.1, whole genome shotgun sequence includes the following:
- the LOC106590818 gene encoding uncharacterized protein — protein sequence MRSHHLFLLIYLTALCCYWGTSDAQRNETCHTQELCTQAGDPTSNFLQCVGLPATDTGRDHLQNLKDTIDAALDVYSFMRSSLSQTPVLGLELGISVNPEAEAYQDEDLIKVWMEVKLKPLLSSISRGFLTCLSNKNFSCNTYQTMVEELSDHFSEMDPVRQRWIYMFFMYPFLSGERAAGGATPVNSGAEGRVVVASGGGGTGEWNPESGVPHPDDRGPSPHGELHLDHTRVPQPHLPPILHPRVPTQTHVG from the exons ATGAGATcacaccacctcttcctcctgATCTACCTCACAGCTCTCTGCTGCTACTGGG GAACATCAGATGCACAACG AAATGAGACCTGCCATACACAAGAACTGTGTACTCAG GCTGGTGATCctacctctaacttcctccaGTGTGTGGGTCTGCCAGctacagacacagggagagaccACCTGCAGAACCTGAAGGACACCATCGATGCTGCCCTGGATGTCTACTCCTTCATG aGATCCAGTCTATCCCAGACCCCAGTGTTAGGACTAGAGCTGGGTATCAGTGTGAACCCAGAGGCAGAAGCCTACCAAGATGAGGACCTGATAAAGGTGTGGATGGAGGTGAAGCTGAAACCACTCCTCTCCAGCATCTCCAGAGGGTTCCTAACCTGCCTCAGCAACAAGAACTTCAGCTGCaacacctaccagaccat ggtGGAGGAGTTGAGTGATCATTTCTCAGAGATGGATCCGGTCAGACAGAGGTGGATCTATATGTTCTTCATGTACCCTTTCCTGTCTGGGGAGAGAGCAG CTGGAGGTGCTACACCTGTTAACTCTGGAGCAGAAGGCAGAGTTGTTGTTGCATCCGGAGGTGGAGGGACTGGAGAATGGAACCCTGAGTCTGGTGTTCCACACCCTGATGACAGAGGTCCATCCCCCCATGGAGAACTCCACCTGGACCACACCAGGGTACCCCAACCCCATCTACCCCCCATCCTACACCCCCGCGTACCCACCCAGACCCACGTCGGATGA